Within the Streptomyces sp. YIM 121038 genome, the region CCTGGAGCGCTGCCCGGACCTCGCCCTGGACGGCCCCGCGACGGACTGGCGCCCGGGCCTGCTGATGCGGGGCCTGCGCCGCCTGGACGTCCGCTGGTAGCACCCGCCCGGGACCTCCGCCCGGTGTGACCTGCTGACCGGCGGCGGCGAGGGCGCCGAGACGCCCTGTGCCCTGGCCCAGGGCACGGTCCGCGCGACGGGCTGAGCCCCGGGCCCGCGCAGGGGCGGGCCGGGGCGACCGGGGCTCAGGCCCCGGGGATCTCCGTGAGCCGCACGGGCCGCCGCTCGGCCCGCGACAGCTCGCACGCCTCGGCGATGCGCAGCGCGTGCAGCGCCTCCCGGCCGTCGCAGGGGTTGGCCAGCTCACCGCGCACGACGTCGACGAACGCGGCGAGCTCCGCCTCGTAAGCGGGGGCGAAGCGCTCAAGGAAGCCGGGCCACGGCTTGTCGGGGCCGCCGGGCGCCTCCGGTTCGGCGGAGGTGAGCGGGGTGCGGGCGGTCACGCCGACCGCGATCTGGTCGGCCTCCCCGGCCAGTTCCATGCGGACGTCGTAGCCCGCGCCGTTGCAGCGGGTCGCGGTCGCCGTGGCCAGGGTGCCGTCGTCGAGGGTGAGCAGCACGGCCGCCGTGTCGACGTCGCCCGCCTCGCGGAACATCGCGGGACCGGCGTCGGACCCCGTCGCGTACACCTCGGTCACCTCGCGCCCCGTCACCCAGCGCAGGATGTCGAAGTCGTGCACGAGGCAGTCCCGGTACAGGCCCCCCGACAGCGGCAGATACGCGGCGGGCGGCGGCGCCGGGTCCGAGGTCATGGCCCGTACGGTGTGCAGCCGTCCGAGCTGCCCGGCGCGCACGGCCGCGCGCGCCGCCGCGTACCCGGCGTCGAAGCGGCGCTGGAAACCGAGCTGCAGGATCGTTCCGGCGGACTCGACCTCGGTGAGCGCGGCGAGGGTGCCCGGCAGGTCGAGCGCGATGGGCTTCTCGCAGAACACCGGCAGGCCCGCCCGCGCCCCCCGGGCGATGAGCTGCGCGTGCGCGGCGGTCGCCGCCGTGATGACCAGCGCGTCCACGCCGGGACCCGAGGCCGCGCCCGGGAACAGCGCGTCCACCGAAGGGGCCGCCGTCGCCCCGAGCCGCGCCGCGAGGTCCGCCGCCCGCGCGGTGTCCACGTCCGCGACGACGAGCGATTCCACCTCCGGACGGCGGACGAGGGCCGCCGCGTGGAAGGTGCCGATACGTCCCGTTCCGATCAGTCCGATGCGCATGGGCCCCACCCTCGCGACGGAACCGCGCTCCTGTCAATGGTTTGTCCTGACAACAGAACTTCCGAACTTCCCGTCATCATCTCCCCGGACTACGCTCGCTCCGTGACCGAACAAGGAGCAGCCAAAGCCGCGAAACCGGCCGTGGACCCCACCGTGGCCCTGCACCTCGGCGTCGACCGCAGCAGCCCGGTCCCGCTCTACTTCCAGCTGTCCCAGCAGCTGGAGGCGGCGATCGAGCGCGGTGCCCTGACGCCCGGAAGCCTGCTCGGCAACGAGATCGAGCTCGCCGGGCGCCTCGGCCTCTCCCGGCCCACCGTCCGCCAGGCCATCCAGTCGCTCGTCGACAAGGGCCTGCTCGTGCGCCGCAGGGGCGTCGGCACCCAGGTCGTGCACAGCCAGGTCAAGCGCCCCCTGGAGCTCAGCAGCCTCTACGACGACCTGGAGGCGGCGGGCCAGCGCCCCGAGACCCGGGTCCTGCGCAACGTGGTCGAGCCCGCGTCCGCCGAGACCGCGGCCGCCCTCGGCGTGGCCGAGGGCAGCGACGTCCACCTGGTCGAGCGCCTGCGGCTCGCGCACGGCGAGCCCATGGCCAGGCTGCGCAACCACATCCCGGCCGGGCTGCTCGCCCTCGACACCGAGGCCCTGGAGGCCACCGGCCTGTACCGGCTGATGCGGGCCGCGGGCATCACGCTGCACAGCGCCCGGCAGTCCGTGGGCGCCCGCGCCGCCGCGGGGGAGGAGGCGGAGCTGCTCGCCGAGCCGGAGGGCGCGCCGGTGCTCACCATGCGGCGGACGACCTTCGACGACACGGGCCGCGCGGTCGAGTACGGCTCGCACATCTACCGCGCCTCGCGGTACTCCTTCGAGTTCCAGCTCCTCGTGCGCCCCTGACCTCGCCCGGCGCCACAGAAGTAAGAATGTTCTGACAAAGTCATTGACGGTGGGCCGCGCCCCCGGCTACAACTCCCTCCAGCCGCACAGCAGCGGCGGCCGGGAGCAAGCCGGGAGAAGGGTGGCACCACCATGCGTACAGCCCGCACGGCATCAGCCGTCACAGCGGTCGTCGCGCTCGCGGCAGGCCGCGGCAGCTCCGGCGCCGAGCGCGACGAGAACGGCGCGGACGGCGCGGACGTCGGTACCCGATGACCATCCGGGGCGGCGGCGTGACCGATACTTGGGCGGCTGGGTCCGCTGACCGGGCCCAGCGGCACGAGAGGCTCGGCAGGGCGCGGCACACTGTGCACACCGCGAACACGGCGATCTCAGCAGGCACTGCAAGCACGGCACAGCAAGAAGGGCACGGCGACGTGGCAAGGGTTCGAACGGGAGTACGTGCGGTGGGTGCCGTGCTGGTTGCGGTGCTCGGGGCGTCCCTCGTGGGATGCAGCAGCACCGGCGGCAAGCGCGCCGAGGACGCGCGCAAGGCGGCGCAGGCGTCGGGCAGGGCCGCGGTCGACACGCCGCGCTGGACCTTCGCGATGATCACCCACTCGGGCGACGGCGACACGTTCTGGGACATCGTCCAGAACGGCGCGAAGCAGGCCGCCGTCAAGGACAACATCAAGTTCCTGTACTCGCACCACGACGAGGCGCAGCAGCAGGCCCAGCTCGTGGACGCGGCCATCGACAAGAAGGTCGACGGCATCATCGTCACGCTCGCCAAGCCGGACGCGATGAAGGCCGCCGTGGCCCGCGCCCGCAAGGCGGGCATCCCGGTGGTGACCGTGAACTCGGGCTCGGAGGAGTCCAAGGCCTTCGGCGCCCTGACCCACATCGGCCAGGACGAGACGATCGCGGGCGAGGCCGTCGGCGAGGAGCTGAACAAGCGGGGCAAGAAGAAGGCCCTGTGCGTCCTGCACGAGCAGGGCAACGTGGGTCACGAGCAGCGCTGCGAGGGCGCCAAGAAGACCTTCAAGGGCGAGATGAAGAACCTGTACGTGGAGGGCACCAACATGCCCGACGTGCAGTCCGGCATCGAGGCCAAGCTCCAGGCCGACAAGGACATCGACGCGGTCGTCACGCTCGGCGCCCCGTTCGCCGACACCGCGGTGAAGGCCAAGGAGGGCGCGAACAGCAAGGCGGAGATCGACACCTTCGACCTGAACGAGAAGGTCGCCGGGGGCCTGAAGTCCGGCACGCTCGGCTTCGCCGTCGACCAGCAGCCCTACCTCCAGGGCTACGAGGCCGTGGACCTGCTGTGGCTCTACAAGTACAACGCCGACGTCCTCGGCGGCGGCAAGCCGGTCCTCACGGGCCCGCAGATCGTCACCAAGGACCAGGCGGGCGAGCTCGAGGACTACGCGAAGCGGGGAACCCGATGAGCGCGACCGCACCGGCCCCGCACAAGCCCGCGAAGGCGGCGGACGAGCGCCTCCTGACGACCTCCCCCCTCAAGAAGCTCCTGGGCCGCCCCGAGCTGGGCTCGGTCGTCGGCGCCGTCGCGGTCTTCCTGTTCTTCGCGATCATCGCGGACAGCTTCCTCCAGGCCAACAGCATCGCCACCGTCCTGTACGCGGCCTCCACCATCGGCATCATGGCGGTGCCGGTGGCGCTGCTCATGATCGGCGGCGAGTTCGACCTGTCGGCGGGCGTCATGGTCACGACGTCCGCGCTGATGTCGTCGATGTTCAGCTACCAGATGACCGCGAACGTCTGGGTCGGCGTCGGCGTCTCGCTGCTCGCGACCCTCGCCATCGGCGTGTTCAACGGCGTCATGCTGATCCGCACCGACCCGCCGAGCTTCATCATCACGCTCGGCACGTTCCTGATGCTGACCGGCATGAACCTCGGCTTCACCAAGCTGATCAGCGGCACGGTCTCCACCAAGTCGATCTCCGACATGGAGGGCTTCTCGTCCGCCAAGGACGTCTTCGCCTCGACGATCACCATCGGCGGCGTCGACTTCAAGATCACGATCGTCTGGTGGCTGGCGATGGTCGCGGTCGCCACCTGGATCCTGCTGCGCACCCGCGCGGGCAACTGGATCTTCGCGGTCGGCGGCGGCGAGCAGGCCGCCCGCGCGGTCGGCGTCCCCGTCGGCAGGACGAAGATCGGCCTCTATATGGGCGTCGCCTTCGGCGCCTGGGTCTCCGGCCAGCACCTGCTGTTCAACTACGACGTCGTCCAGTCCGGCGAGGGCGTCGGCAACGAGCTGATCTACATCATCGCGGCCGTCATCGGCGGCTGTCTGATCACCGGAGGCTACGGCTCGGCGGTCGGTGCCGCGGTCGGCGCGCTGATCTTCGGCATGACCAGCAAGGGCATCGTCTACGCCGAGTGGAACCCGGACTGGTTCAAGTTCTTCCTCGGAGCGATGCTGCTCCTCGCGACCCTGCTGAACGCCTGGGTCCGCAAGCGCGCGGAGGCGACGAAATGACGACTGAGGCCGCATCCAAGGACGTCACGGCCCCCGCGGACGGTACGCCGCTCGTCGAGCTCGACGACGTCAGCAAGTACTACGGCAACATCCGCGCCCTGGAAGGCGTCTCCCTGGAGGTGCACGCGGGGGAGATCTCCTGCGTGCTCGGC harbors:
- a CDS encoding Gfo/Idh/MocA family oxidoreductase — its product is MRIGLIGTGRIGTFHAAALVRRPEVESLVVADVDTARAADLAARLGATAAPSVDALFPGAASGPGVDALVITAATAAHAQLIARGARAGLPVFCEKPIALDLPGTLAALTEVESAGTILQLGFQRRFDAGYAAARAAVRAGQLGRLHTVRAMTSDPAPPPAAYLPLSGGLYRDCLVHDFDILRWVTGREVTEVYATGSDAGPAMFREAGDVDTAAVLLTLDDGTLATATATRCNGAGYDVRMELAGEADQIAVGVTARTPLTSAEPEAPGGPDKPWPGFLERFAPAYEAELAAFVDVVRGELANPCDGREALHALRIAEACELSRAERRPVRLTEIPGA
- a CDS encoding GntR family transcriptional regulator produces the protein MDPTVALHLGVDRSSPVPLYFQLSQQLEAAIERGALTPGSLLGNEIELAGRLGLSRPTVRQAIQSLVDKGLLVRRRGVGTQVVHSQVKRPLELSSLYDDLEAAGQRPETRVLRNVVEPASAETAAALGVAEGSDVHLVERLRLAHGEPMARLRNHIPAGLLALDTEALEATGLYRLMRAAGITLHSARQSVGARAAAGEEAELLAEPEGAPVLTMRRTTFDDTGRAVEYGSHIYRASRYSFEFQLLVRP
- a CDS encoding sugar ABC transporter substrate-binding protein; this translates as MGAVLVAVLGASLVGCSSTGGKRAEDARKAAQASGRAAVDTPRWTFAMITHSGDGDTFWDIVQNGAKQAAVKDNIKFLYSHHDEAQQQAQLVDAAIDKKVDGIIVTLAKPDAMKAAVARARKAGIPVVTVNSGSEESKAFGALTHIGQDETIAGEAVGEELNKRGKKKALCVLHEQGNVGHEQRCEGAKKTFKGEMKNLYVEGTNMPDVQSGIEAKLQADKDIDAVVTLGAPFADTAVKAKEGANSKAEIDTFDLNEKVAGGLKSGTLGFAVDQQPYLQGYEAVDLLWLYKYNADVLGGGKPVLTGPQIVTKDQAGELEDYAKRGTR
- a CDS encoding ABC transporter permease — encoded protein: MSATAPAPHKPAKAADERLLTTSPLKKLLGRPELGSVVGAVAVFLFFAIIADSFLQANSIATVLYAASTIGIMAVPVALLMIGGEFDLSAGVMVTTSALMSSMFSYQMTANVWVGVGVSLLATLAIGVFNGVMLIRTDPPSFIITLGTFLMLTGMNLGFTKLISGTVSTKSISDMEGFSSAKDVFASTITIGGVDFKITIVWWLAMVAVATWILLRTRAGNWIFAVGGGEQAARAVGVPVGRTKIGLYMGVAFGAWVSGQHLLFNYDVVQSGEGVGNELIYIIAAVIGGCLITGGYGSAVGAAVGALIFGMTSKGIVYAEWNPDWFKFFLGAMLLLATLLNAWVRKRAEATK